The Pseudopipra pipra isolate bDixPip1 chromosome 6, bDixPip1.hap1, whole genome shotgun sequence genome includes a region encoding these proteins:
- the CCDC177 gene encoding coiled-coil domain-containing protein 177, protein MVEPPAEPPPQPCPAPGGAAGGEPARPGEQSPLLHLDLYNFDCAAAEGSRYVLTSPRSLEACARCAVRPVELLPRALGDLLREAPGRSMRVAAGLYEAYERERRRKLQQCREERERIIREEKRRILAPLGSLPPSPAARVASRAAAAAAAAGGPRTHGGGKARASRGAKGKSHSLDSLQKRREGSWGKTSSESGASSSYSGESLRERGGKVGGRGRGAATANGSFLGRSFSLGDLSHSPQTAQRVERIVREVKRKKGLSEVPERDKKIAALMIAKHQEANILREQRQAAHLQWDSQRRLAEQRKEQEEKEKQRALLQGQRMWESQVEKRRGRLYQEQEEAALLKQRQHLMCEERWREQAEKQERLRRERLERAIQEDKQKKLHQELNLKAKEEVKKEHQEREEQLLQEKLSTAAQKRLKKEVQLQKEKRLFNQAEKLKHEALLKELAKQEAEEKEMLKASLKMSLTKAQENYEQLVEKRNQELREKARREDMQIQRAKLAAEKKEREQKEHLEALARETERKLQHAAQVAEEAVQEKARKVVLSRLEKEKVQKMNKQKVEQYEDLRRREILLSIERKLERSEQIFKEKKTVLENARSVARASFHVREKVREETNMRTFDKMAFEAELHAHLNKK, encoded by the coding sequence ATGGTGGAGCCGCCGGCCGAGCCTCCCCCGCAGCCCTGCCCGGcgcccgggggggcggcggggggagaGCCAGCCCGTCCCGGAGAGCAGTCGCCGCTGCTGCACCTGGATCTGTACAACTTCGACTGCGCGGCGGCGGAGGGCAGCCGGTACGTGCTGACCAGCCCGCGGTCGCTGGAGGCCTGCGCCCGCTGCGCCGTGCGGCCCGTGGAGCTGCTGCCGCGGGCGCTGGGGGACCTGCTGCGGGAGGCGCCCGGGCGCTCCATGCGGGTGGCTGCCGGCCTCTACGAGGCCTACGAACGGGAGCGCCGCCGCAAGCTGCAGCAGTGCCGGGAGGAGCGGGAGAGGATTATCCGGGAGGAGAAGAGGCGGATCCTCGCGCCCCTCGGAAGCCTGCCGCCCTCGCCCGCCGCCCGCGTCGCCTcccgcgctgccgccgccgctgctgctgccggcGGGCCCCGGACCCATGGCGGGGGGAAGGCCAGGGCGTCGAGGGGTGCCAAGGGCAAGAGCCACTCCCTGGACTCGCTGCAGAAGCGCCGTGAGGGCAGCTGGGGCAAGACCTCTTCGGAGTCGGGGGCCTCGTCCTCCTACAGTGGGGAGAGCTTGCGGGAACGGGGGGGCAAGGtgggcggccggggccggggggcagcCACTGCCAACGGGTCCTTTCTGGGGCGCAGCTTCAGCCTgggtgacctcagccactcaccacagactgcccagaggGTCGAGAGGATCGTCAGGGAGGTGAAGAGGAAGAAGGGCCTCTCGGAGGTGCCTGAGAGGGACAAGAAGATTGCGGCACTGATGATTGCCAAGCACCAGGAGGCCAACATCCTGCGGGAGCAGCGGCAGGCAGCCCATCTTCAGTGGGACAGCCAGCGGCGCCTGGCTGAGCAGCgtaaggagcaggaggagaaggagaagcagagggcCCTCCTGCAGGGTCAGCGGATGTGGGAGAGCCAGGTGGAGAAGCGTCGTGGGAGGCTGtaccaggagcaggaggaagctGCCCTGCTGAAGCAGAGGCAGCACCTCATGTGTGAGGAGAGGTGGCGGGAGCAAGCAGAGAAGCAGGAGCGGCTGCggagggagaggctggagagggcCATCCAGGAGGACAAGCAGAAGAAGCTCCATCAAGAGCTCAACCTGAAGGCAAAGGAGGAGGTCAAGAAGGAACACCAGGAGcgagaggagcagctcctgcaagAGAAGCTGTCCACAGCTGCACAGAAGAGGCTGAAGAAGGAGGTGCAGCTGCAGAAGGAGAAGAGACTGTTCAACCAAGCAGAGAAGCTGAAGCACGAGGCCTTGCTCAAGGAATTGGCCAAGCAagaggcagaagagaaggaaatgctGAAGGCCTCCCTGAAGATGAGTTTGACGAAGGCTCAGGAGAACTATGAGCAGCTAGTGGAGAAGAGAAaccaggagctgagggagaaGGCCAGGCGTGAGGACATGCAAATCCAGAGAGCTAAACTGGCagcagagaagaaggaaagagagcagaAGGAGCACTTAGAGGCACTGGctagagagacagagagaaagctCCAGCATGCTGCCCAGGTGGCTGAAGAGGCCGTTCAAGAAAAAGCTCGCAAGGTAGTCTTGAGTCgtctggagaaggaaaaagtgcAGAAGATGAACAAACAAAAGGTGGAACAGTATGAAGACTTACGACGCAGAGAAATTCTCCTCTCTATAGAGAGGAAGCTGGAGAGAAGCGAGCAGATCTTCAAGGAGAAGAAGACTGTCTTAGAAAATGCCAGATCCGTCGCTCGGGCATCCTTCCACGTGCGGGAAAAAGTACGGGAGGAAACAAACATGCGCACGTTTGACAAGATGGCCTTTGAAGCAGAACTGCATGCTCACCTTAACAAGAAATGA